A genome region from Purpureocillium takamizusanense chromosome 8, complete sequence includes the following:
- a CDS encoding uncharacterized protein (EggNog:ENOG503P3M3~COG:K) encodes MHATLHPCTISWWPLSGPPRSCLSTWPARAPDTDASVGLPNHPYQTDMNRRNERMEFPYGAPQPNMSQQQHHPTPVQPPMNVPQPPAAQGGSQQQTPTQTQAQPSRQRKRPAPNAAPSPATGAPAAPITPSQPPAPTPPAPQSAPASQPPAAGDDANSTPVQPPAKKSRTNTPWTPQEELRLKQMRDAGNSWAEIAKTFPTRTEGSVKKHWYKDMHYAEFAEDESQALLNAIKEYENNKWKVIGQKVGKPAKACEQYAKEHFPDLFSSTKGR; translated from the exons ATGCATGCCACTCTGCATCCATGCACTATCTCATGGTGGCCTCTCTCGGGACCCCCTCGATCCTGTCTGTCGACTTGGCCCGCCCGAGCACCAGACACAGACGCCAGCGTCGGCCTACC CAACCACCCGTACCAGACAGACATGAACCGCCGCAATGAGCGCATGGAATTCCCGTATGGGGCGCCACAGCCCAACAtgagccagcagcagcaccaccccACGCCGGTACAGCCGCCCATGAACGTCCCGCAACCTCCCGCCGCTCAGGGAggctcgcagcagcagacgcccACGCAGACCCAGGCCCAGCCGAGCCGGCAACGGAAACGCCCGGCCCCCAACGCTGCTCCGTCTCCCGCCACCGGtgcccccgcggcgcccatcACCCCGAGTCAgcctcccgcgccgacacctcccgcgccgcagtccgcgcccgcctcccagccgcccgctgccggaGACGACGCCAACTCCACGCCTGTGCAACCCccggccaagaagagcaGGACCAACACGCCCTGGACGCCCCAGGAAGAGCTGCGCCTGAAGCAGATGCGTGATGCCGGCAACAGTTGGGCCGAGATTGCCAAG ACGTTCCCCACGAGAACCGAAGGGTCGGTGAAGAAGCATTGGTACAAG GACATGCACTATGCCGAGTTTGCTGAAGATGAG AGCCAAGCATTGTTGAATGCCATCAAAGAGTATGAGAACAACAAGTGGAAGGTGATCGGCCAAAAGGTTGGCAAGCCCGCCAAG GCGTGCGAGCAATATGCAAAGGAGCATTTTCCAG ACCTCTTCAGCAGCACCAAGGGAAGGTAG
- a CDS encoding uncharacterized protein (COG:S~EggNog:ENOG503P2V6), with translation MTGWGYKELDGFLFNITNITNIDTIVNSIKSHHHHHQQQLKSINAITKQHWQSLPSHFYTTNHSTYHQPNQLKKTKMAKTIAFLGATGGCGLSALRRAVAAGHTCIALCRTPSKLAAQFPDRPANLHLREGNAHDVASVAACLSHPSDPARLVDAVNFSLGGVMNMAKLTLDDPDVCKKGIAALLDAIAAVRAERANDDNGSSINSSSWRPLLAVVSTTGISQHGRDVPLLFVPFYYYALHVPHEDKRVAEKSLFESGERVVAVRPSLLVDGEKPDKPIRVHVEGPGGIERKEVGYFISRDDVGRWMFDNLLQKADDGGAAQYEGKAVGLTW, from the coding sequence ATGACGGGATGGGGTTATAAAGAGCTGGATGGCTTCCTCTTCAACATCACGAACATCACCAACATCGACACCATCGTCAACAGCATCAAgagccatcatcatcatcatcaacaacaactAAAAtccatcaacgccatcacCAAACAACACTGGCAATCGCTTCCAAGCCACTTCTACACCACCAACCACTCCACATACCACCAGCCCAACCAACTCAAGAAAACAAAAATGGCCAAGACCAtcgccttcctcggcgccaccggcggctgcggcctctccgccctccgccgcgccgtcgccgccggccacacCTGCATTGCCCTCTGCCGCACGCCGTCCAAGCTCGCGGCGCAGTTCCCGGACCGCCCCGCCAACCTGCACCTGCGCGAGGGCAACGCCCAcgacgtcgcctccgtcgccgcctgcctgtcgCACCCCTCGGACCcggcccgcctcgtcgacgccgtcaacttctccctcggcggcgtcatgaaCATGGCCAAGCTGAcgctcgacgacccggacgTCTGCAAGAagggcatcgccgccctgctcgacgccatcgccgccgtccgcgccgagcgtgccaacgacgacaacggcagcagcatcaacagcagcagctggcgcccgctcctcgccgtcgtcagcacCACGGGCATCTCCCAGcacggccgcgacgtgcCCCTGCTCTTCGTCCCCTTTTACTACTACGCCCTGCACGTGCCCCACGAGGACAAGAGGGTCGCCGAGAAGAGCCTCTTTgagagcggcgagcgcgtcgtcgccgtccgccccagcttgctcgtcgacggcgagaagccCGACAAGCCCATCCGCGTGCACGTCGAAGGgccgggcggcatcgagcgCAAGGAGGTCGGCTACTTCATctcgcgcgacgacgtcggccgcTGGATGTTTGACAACCTGCTGCAAaaggccgatgacggcggcgcagcccagtacgagggcaaggccgtcggTCTGACGTGGTAG
- the UTR2 gene encoding putative glycosidase CRH2 (COG:O~EggNog:ENOG503NUVW~CAZy:GH16~SECRETED:SignalP(1-18~SECRETED:cutsite=VLA-GT~SECRETED:prob=0.7872)~TransMembrane:1 (n5-13c18/19o437-453i)) — MLRSAALAALLGASSVLAGTKCSLSSKCPKESPCCSQYGECGVGAYCLGGCDPRSSFSLDACAPAPVCKSTTTKFDSKDSIVDIGEYLGDASKADWVAQGEPAIHDGSVLLTMPRKSVGTVLASTSYMWYGNVKAKFKTSRGRGVVTAFILLSDVKDEIDYEFVGVDLQTAQTNYYFQGITDYHNSGNISLSDTFHNFHEYEIRWTPDKVEWLVDGQVGRTKLRKDTWNETSQQWMFPQTPARVQLSIWPGGLASNAKGTIDWAGGEIDWDAEDIKKAGYFYATFSEVSIECYDAKSPPGTNHGKSYTYTSTAGTNDTVKDGDKDTVMGSLLASGLDMNKGKKSSSSASTSAEKPTNTQNTIPGGGKGGGGGNDHSGDKGGSSSSGGSGGSSGNNGGSGAQPTAGGSSGCSSNSFNQDCNSGSKDGGSGGKSGSSKASASALAMIIAGVALFWL, encoded by the exons ATGTTGCGCTCAGCGGCTCTCGCTGCCCTCCTgggcgcctcctccgtcctCGCGGGCACCAAGTGCTCGCTGTCCAGCAAATGCCCCAAGGAGTCACCATGCTGCTCCC AATACGGCGAAtgtggcgtcggcgcctaCTGCCTGGGTGGCTGCGACCCGCGGTCGTCGTTCTCGCTCGACGcatgcgcgcccgcgcccgtgtGCAAGAGCACGACGACCAAGTTTGACAGCAAGGACAGCATCGTCGACATTGGCGAAtacctcggcgacgccagcaAGGCCGACTGGGTGGCTCAGGGCGAGCCGGCCATTCACGATGGCAGCGTCCTTCTCACCATGCCGAGAAAGAGCGTTGGCACGGTCCTCGCGTCGACCAGCTACATGTGGTACGGCAATGTCAAGGCCAAGTTCAAGACGAGCCGCGGCAGGGGCGTCGTGACGGCCTTTATCCTGCTGTCGGACGTCAAGGACGAGATCGACTACGAATTTGTCGGTGTCGACCTGCAGACCGCCCAGACCAACTACTACTTCCAAGGCATCACGGACT atCACAACTCTGGTAACATCAGCTTGTCCGACACCTTCCACAACTTCCACGAGTACGAGATCCGCTGGACGCCCGACAAGGTCGAgtggctcgtcgacgggcaggtCGGCCGCACCAAGCTGCGCAAGGACACGTGGAACGAGACGAGCCAGCAGTGGATGTTCCCTCAGACGCCCGCGCGTGTGCAGCTGTCCATCTGGCCCGGCGGTCTGGCCAGCAACGCCAAGGGCACCATCgactgggcgggcggcgagatcgactgggacgccgaggacatcAAGAAGGCCGGCTACTTCTACGCGACCTTCTCCGAGGTCTCGATCGAGTGCTACGACGCCAAGAGCCCGCCCGGCACCAATCACGGCAAGAGCTACACCTACACGAGCACTGCCGGCACCAACGACACggtcaaggacggcgacaaggacacgGTCATGGGCTCTCTTCTGGCGTCGGGCCTCGACATgaacaagggcaagaagagctcgtcatcggcgtcgaccagCGCGGAGAAGCCCACCAACACGCAAAACACcatccccggcggcggcaaggggggcggcggcggcaacgaccaCAGTGGCGAcaagggcggcagcagcagcagcggtggcagcggcggcagcagcggaaACAACGGAGGCAGTGGTGCGCAGCCCACAGCaggcggctcgtcgggctGCAGCTCCAACAGCTTCAACCAGGACTGCAACAGCGGCTCCAAGgacggtggcagcggcggcaagagTGGCAGCTCCAaggcgagcgcgagcgcgctGGCAATGATCATTGCCGGCGTGGCGCTGTTCTGGCTGTAA
- the DBP9 gene encoding RNA helicase (COG:A~EggNog:ENOG503NUDU), with product MKRKLDQNDVPSPGPKNEPAAKPKAADDDTTFADLGLDPRLVQAVAEQSFLKPTLVQRKAIPLALNGQDVLCKAKTGSGKTAAYVLPVLAGILKRKAADSSASTAALILVPTRELADQVFKAIEQLSTHCAKDVRAVKLTDKLSDAVQRSLLSTSPDVVISTPARAWHNVQANSSPLDVTKLSHLVLDEADLLLSYGYEEDLENLAWSIPKGIQTIMMSATLTDEVDSLKKIFYRSNVPALLDLEEPDAEGEGVTQLVTKCGEDEKFLLAYVIFKLQLVKGKCIIFVGDVDRCYRLKLFFEQFGIRSCILNSELPVNSRLHVVEEFNRNVYDIIIASDEKEILGNEEKADEEKEGDEAPEEVGDEVGEKQSQRPQKKRKTSKRDKEYGVSRGIDFKNVAAVINFDLPTSASSYTHRIGRTARAGKAGMALSFVVPKELYRKHMPTTTATAENDEKVLGRITRQQAKKGKEIKPYNFNTKEVEAFRYRMNDALRAVTKVAVREARTRELRQELLKSEKLKRYFEENPSEINHLRHDGELRTARQQAHLKHIPDYLLPKEGKKALTEDDIGFVPLRKGGKARGHRKGKGTKRGGFRAGGRKGDPLKTFKARRKTK from the exons ATGAAACGCAAGCTTGACCAGAACGACGTGCCGTCTCCGGGGCCAAAGAATGAACCCGCGGCCAAGCCCAAAGCCGCAGACGACGATACCACATTCGCCGACCTGGGACTTGACCCAAGATTAGTGCAGGCTGTCGCGGAACAGAGCTTCCTGAAGCCGACGCTCGTGCAGCGCAAGGCCATTCCGCTGGCCTTGAATGGACAAGACGTCCTGTGCAAGGCGAAGACGGGCtccggcaagacggccgctTATGTTCTCCCCGTCCTCGCTGGCATCCTGAAGCGCAAAGCT GCGGACTCAAGCGCATCAACAGCGGCCCTTATCCTCGTGCCGACGAGGGAACTTGCCGACCAGGTCTTCAAGGCGATCGAGCAGCTTTCGACGCACTGCGCCAAGGATGTCCGGGCCGTGAAGCTGACCGACAAACTCTCCGACGCGGTGCAACGATCGCTCCTGTCGACGTCTCCCGATGTTGTCATATCGACTCCCGCCCGAGCCTGGCACAATGTCCAGGCGAACTCGTCGCCCCTCGATGTGACCAAGCTGTCGCACCTCgtcctggacgaggcggacctGCTTCTGTCATATGGCTACGAAGAGGACCTGGAGAACCTGGCTTGGTCGATCCCCAAGGGCATCCAGACGATCATGATGAGCGCTACTCtgacggacgaggtcgactcGTTGAAGAAGATCTTCTACCGGAGCAACGTGCCGGCTttgctcgacctcgaggaaccggacgccgagggcgagggcgtgacGCAATTGGTGACCAAGTGCGGTGAAGATGAGAAGTTCCTGCTGGCATACGTCATCTTCAAGCTGCAGCTGGTCAAGGGCAAATGCATCATCTtcgtgggcgacgtcgaccgaTGCTACCGCCTGAAGCTCTTTTTCGAGCAGTTTGGCATTCGCAGCTGTATCCTCAACTCCGAGCTGCCCGTCAACTCGAGGCTGCACGTAGTCGAGGAGTTCAACCGCAACGTCtacgacatcatcatcgctTCGGACGAGAAAGAGATTCTTGGAAACGAGGAGAAGGCGGACGAAGAGaaggagggagacgaggcaCCTgaagaggtcggcgacgaggtcggcgagaAGCAAAGCCAGCGACCGCAGAAGAAGAGGAAAACGTCGAAGCGCGACAAGGAGTATGGTGTCTCGCGAGGCATCGACTTCAAGAACGTGGCGGCGGTCATCAACTTTGACCTCCCCacgtccgcgtcgtcgtaTACGCACCGCATAGGGCGGACGGCGCGAGCCGGCAAGGCGGGTATGGCGTTGTCGTTTGTCGTGCCCAAGGAGCTGTATAGGAAGCacatgccgacgacgacggcaacggcggagAACGACGAGAAGGTCCTCGGGCGCATTACGAGGcagcaggccaagaagggcaaggagaTCAAGCCGTACAACTTCAACACGAAAGAGGTGGAGGCGTTCCGGTATCGCATGAacgatgcgctgcgcgcCGTCACCAAGGTGGCCGTGCGCGAGGCCAGGACGCGGGAGCTGCGCCAGGAACTGCTCAAGAGCGAGAAGCTGAAGAG GTACTTTGAAGAGAATCCGTCGGAGATCAACCACCTCCGCCACGATGGTGAGCTcaggacggcgaggcagcAAGCTCATCTGAAGCACATCCCCGACTACCTGCTACCCAAGGAGGGCAAGAAGGCGCTGACAGAGGACGACATTGGGTTCGTGCCGTTgcgcaagggcggcaaggcacGTGGACATCGCAAGGGGAAGGGCACCAAGCGCGGCGGGTTCCGAGCTGGCGGTCGTAAGGGCGACCCGCTGAAGACTTTTAAGGCGCGGCGGAAGACGAAGTAG
- a CDS encoding uncharacterized protein (MEROPS:MER0080922~COG:O~EggNog:ENOG503PD1H~SECRETED:SignalP(1-18~SECRETED:cutsite=VQS-LP~SECRETED:prob=0.6860)), translated as MAPTSLLVLVALALAVQSLPQSLHDEGIRGDAFTLAAEEDSTVLSRRSLPAAIENSMSMGTLPVPHGKRREPSHVQDSERPAQDGPQDVHVENIFGREFPAVDSLPGTLTLPVIHAASPGIGKRTLEVQLENRSDVAYYAQLSIGTPPQKVFAQLDTGSFELWVNPNCSGLPGTDRRFCLAIGRYDPANSSTAVVSEVGTSLRYGIGSANITYVLDDISLGGGGATTMKRVQFGVAKTSENQFAGILGLGYGRGLNTGYDNFVDQLALQKVTSTKAFSVALGSKDEGQGIVVFGGVDTSKFAGRLAPLPIIPRDKSPDGVARYWVTMKGMRHLAADGTATDLLPQPASSGSNNNNKQGSMSVFLDTGATLTLLPPAVAGGLAAAMGSKTMDLNGFYIVDCALAGRNGSVDFAFEGVTVRVPYRELIREVSARPPMCYLGVMPSETFALLGDTFLRSAYVVFDLDANMTYMAPYTNCGSTVRTIVPNSDLKSLVGECSKGPSGVNGGANEGERPGGEKPSGGVGLRRDTAWMYCCVVALMSGLFAF; from the exons ATGGCACCGACGtcgctccttgtcctcgttGCCCTTGCTCTCGCCGTCCAGTCGCTCCCACAGAGTCTCCACGATGAGGGGATCAGAGGAGATGCGTTCACGCTGGCCGCTGAAGAAGACTCGACAGTCTTGTCGCGACGGTCCTTGCCTGCTGCGATAGAGAACAGCATGTCGATGGGCACGCTGCCGGTGCCACACGGCAAACGAAGGGAACCGTCACATGTACAGGATTCGGAGAGACCAGCTCAAGACGGACCTCAAGATGTACATGTCGAAAACATCTTTGGACGCGAATtccccgccgtcgacagccTGCCGGGCACGCTGACGCTGCCGGTCATCCACGCCGCGTCGCCAGGGATAGGCAAAAGGACGCTCGAGGTGCAACTCGAGAACCGCTCAGATGTAGCCTACTACGCCCAAC TCAGCAtcgggacgccgccgcaaaaGGTCTTTGCCCAGCTCGACACGGGCTCGTTCGAACTCTGGGTCAACCCCAACTGCAGCGGCCTGCCGGGGACGGACCGCCGCTTCTGCCTGGCCATCGGGCGGTACGACCCGGCCAACTCGTCGACCGCCGTGGTGAGCGAGGTGGGCACGTCGCTGCGCTACGGCATCGGCTCCGCCAACATCACGtacgtgctcgacgacatctccctcggcggcggtggtgccacgacgatgaagcGCGTGCAGTTCGGCGTCGCCAAGACGAGCGAGAACCAGTTCGCGGGCATCCTGGGCCTCGGGTACGGCCGGGGCCTCAACACCGGGTACGACAACTTTGTCGACCAGCTGGCGCTGCAGAAGGTGACGAGCACCAAGGCCTTTAGCGTGGCGCTCGGGTCCAAGGACGAGGGGCAGGGCATCGTCGTgtttggcggcgtcgacacgtCCAAGTTTGCGGGCAGGCTCGCGCCCCTGCCCATCATCCCCCGGGACAAGTCGCCcgacggcgtggcgcggTACTGGGTGACGATGAAGGGCATGAGGCACCTAGCCGCCGATGGCACGGCGACGGACCTGCTGCCACAGCCTGCgtccagcggcagcaacaacaacaataagCAGGGGTCGATGtccgtcttcctcgacacgggggcgacgctgacgctgctgccgccggcggtggcggggggcctggcggcggccatggggTCCAAGACCATGGACCTCAACGGGTTTTACATCGTCGACTGCGCGCTGGCGGGGAGGAACGGGTCCGTCGACTTTGCGTTTGAGGGCGTGACGGTCCGGGTGCCGTACCGGGAGCTGATACGCGAGGtgagcgcgcggccgcccatGTGCTATCTGGGCGTGATGCCGAGCGAGACGTTtgcgctgctgggcgacaCGTTTCTGCGGTCTGCGTACG TGGTGTttgacctcgacgccaacaTGACGTACATGGCCCCGTACACCAACTGCGGCTCGACAGTCAGGACGATTGTGCCGAATTCTGACCTAAAGAGCCTCGTGGGCGAGTGCAGCAAGGGGCCTTCGGGGGTCAACGGGGGCGCAAACGAAGGAGAGAGGCCCGGGGGCGAGAAACCCAGCGGTGGTGTAGGACTGCGTCGCGATACGGCTTGGATGTAttgctgcgtcgtcgccttgatGTCTGGCTTGTTTGCATTTTGA